In Paenibacillus sonchi, a single genomic region encodes these proteins:
- a CDS encoding alpha-galactosidase has translation MSIIYDAEQQIFHLQTTNTSYVFGLARGSYPVHLHWGRKIRGSAISDLYGPGAMGFSSTVDPKEPAFSLDTLPQEYPGYGSGDFREPAYEAELLNGTSVAELTYVTHSILKGKPALEGLPAVYAESGDEAETLQLVLEDATAGLRAELSYTVMSGFDAVIRSARLTNTGSGPLKLNRALSVALDFPHANYELIQLSGSWARERHLVRAPLHNGRQGIDSKRGASSHQQNPFLALLAPQTVEDSGEAYGFSLVYSGSFSANADVDQYGTTRVTMGINPFGFRWLLAPGESFQTPEAVLVYSDQGIGGMSRIYHRLYRTRLARGLYRDEPRPVLINNWEATYFNFDADKIEDIARAGKALGIELFVLDDGWFGRRDDDTTSLGDWFVDTRKLPQGLPDLVERVRRLGMQFGLWFEPEMVSPDSELYRAHPDWCLHVPDRRRSQARNQLILDLSRPEVCDYIIDSVSSVLASAPITYVKWDMNRHMTEIGSAALPPERQGETAHRYMLGLYRVMEEITSKFPHVLFESCSGGGGRFDPGILHYMPQTWTSDDTDAVERLKIQYGTSIVYPASSMGSHISAVPNHQVHRSTSLSMRGDVAMSGNFGYELDLTLFTPEEQAEAAAQVAFYKDIRSLVQQGDMYRLLSPFEGNETAWMFVDADRSEALAGYFRVLAGPNMSRPRLRLQGLDPEKDYVLKETGAVYGGDRLMYAGLLLPELHGDFQSKLLHFVAVDKQ, from the coding sequence TTGTCCATTATTTATGATGCCGAGCAACAGATTTTTCATCTGCAAACGACAAATACAAGCTATGTATTCGGCCTTGCCCGCGGCTCCTATCCCGTGCATCTGCACTGGGGCCGGAAAATCCGCGGCTCCGCCATATCCGACCTGTACGGTCCCGGGGCTATGGGCTTCAGCAGTACTGTTGACCCCAAGGAGCCTGCGTTCTCCCTGGATACACTTCCCCAGGAATATCCGGGGTATGGCTCAGGGGACTTCCGGGAGCCTGCTTATGAGGCCGAGCTGCTGAATGGCACATCCGTAGCCGAACTTACTTATGTAACCCATAGCATTCTTAAGGGCAAACCGGCACTGGAAGGGCTCCCTGCCGTATATGCCGAAAGCGGCGATGAGGCCGAAACCCTGCAGCTGGTGCTGGAAGATGCCACAGCAGGTCTGCGCGCTGAGCTGTCCTACACCGTAATGAGCGGTTTCGATGCTGTTATCCGCTCGGCACGGCTGACCAATACGGGCAGCGGTCCGCTGAAGCTGAACCGTGCCTTGTCGGTTGCCCTGGACTTTCCGCATGCCAACTACGAGCTGATTCAGTTGTCCGGGTCCTGGGCCCGCGAACGCCATCTCGTCCGTGCTCCCCTGCACAATGGACGGCAGGGCATTGACAGCAAGCGCGGGGCCAGCAGCCATCAGCAGAATCCGTTCCTGGCCCTTCTGGCCCCGCAGACCGTGGAAGACAGCGGAGAGGCTTACGGCTTCAGCCTGGTCTACAGCGGCAGCTTCAGTGCGAACGCCGATGTGGACCAATACGGAACTACACGCGTAACGATGGGCATCAATCCGTTCGGCTTCCGCTGGCTGCTTGCGCCCGGCGAGAGCTTCCAGACCCCCGAAGCGGTACTGGTCTATTCGGACCAGGGCATCGGCGGCATGTCCCGGATCTATCACCGGCTGTACCGGACCCGGCTGGCAAGAGGACTATACCGCGACGAGCCCCGCCCGGTGCTGATCAACAACTGGGAAGCTACCTACTTCAACTTCGATGCCGACAAAATCGAAGATATCGCCCGTGCCGGCAAGGCGCTGGGCATCGAGCTGTTCGTGCTTGACGACGGCTGGTTCGGCCGCCGCGATGACGACACCACTTCGCTGGGCGACTGGTTCGTGGATACCCGCAAGCTGCCGCAGGGCCTGCCTGATCTGGTGGAACGGGTCAGACGGCTCGGCATGCAGTTCGGCCTCTGGTTCGAACCGGAGATGGTGTCGCCGGACAGCGAGCTGTACCGCGCCCATCCCGACTGGTGCCTGCATGTGCCGGACCGCAGACGCAGCCAGGCCCGCAACCAGCTGATTCTGGATCTGTCGCGCCCGGAGGTATGCGACTATATCATCGATTCCGTTAGCAGCGTACTGGCATCGGCACCGATCACCTATGTCAAATGGGATATGAACCGGCATATGACCGAGATCGGCTCTGCTGCCCTGCCGCCGGAACGCCAGGGAGAAACAGCCCACCGCTACATGCTGGGGCTGTACCGGGTCATGGAGGAAATCACCTCCAAATTCCCGCATGTGCTGTTCGAAAGCTGCTCCGGCGGCGGCGGCAGATTCGATCCCGGCATTCTTCATTACATGCCGCAGACCTGGACCAGCGATGATACCGATGCCGTGGAACGCCTCAAAATCCAGTACGGCACCAGCATCGTCTATCCGGCAAGCAGCATGGGCTCCCATATCTCGGCAGTGCCGAACCACCAGGTGCACCGCAGCACCTCGCTCTCCATGCGCGGCGACGTGGCCATGTCCGGCAACTTCGGCTACGAGCTGGATCTGACCCTCTTCACACCGGAGGAACAGGCGGAAGCGGCTGCCCAGGTAGCCTTCTACAAGGACATCCGTTCCCTCGTCCAGCAGGGCGATATGTACCGCCTGCTCTCGCCGTTTGAAGGCAATGAAACGGCCTGGATGTTCGTCGATGCGGACCGTTCCGAGGCACTGGCCGGCTACTTCCGTGTGCTGGCCGGACCGAATATGAGCCGCCCGCGCCTCCGCCTTCAGGGGCTGGACCCGGAGAAGGACTACGTCCTCAAAGAAACCGGCGCTGTATACGGCGGCGACCGGCTGATGTATGCCGGACTGCTCCTGCCGGAGCTGCACGGTGACTTCCAGAGCAAGCTGCTGCATTTTGTGGCGGTGGATAAACAGTAA
- a CDS encoding NADPH-dependent FMN reductase: MSALNIGIILGSTRQGRLSPQVGEWVKGIADQRGDANYEIVDIADFKLPLLGEADASEQAGRWNDKLNALDGFVFIVAEYNHSITGALKNALDYAREAWNNKAAGIVSYGSVGGARAAEHLRGILGELSIADVRIHPALSLFTDFENGQTFKPAELHLTNVNGMLDQVVAWSGALKTLR, translated from the coding sequence ATGTCTGCATTGAATATTGGTATTATTCTGGGAAGCACACGCCAGGGCCGTTTAAGCCCGCAGGTGGGCGAATGGGTAAAAGGCATTGCCGACCAGCGCGGCGACGCCAATTATGAAATTGTGGATATTGCGGATTTCAAGCTTCCATTACTGGGCGAAGCGGATGCTTCGGAACAAGCCGGACGTTGGAATGACAAGCTGAATGCACTGGATGGCTTCGTTTTTATCGTAGCGGAGTACAATCACAGCATTACCGGCGCGCTGAAGAACGCTCTGGATTATGCCCGGGAAGCATGGAACAATAAAGCTGCAGGGATTGTAAGCTATGGCTCCGTCGGAGGCGCCCGCGCGGCTGAACATCTGCGCGGCATTCTGGGCGAGCTGTCTATCGCGGATGTCCGTATCCATCCGGCGTTATCCCTTTTCACTGACTTTGAGAACGGACAGACCTTTAAGCCGGCGGAGCTTCACCTTACGAACGTAAACGGCATGCTGGATCAGGTCGTTGCCTGGAGCGGTGCGCTGAAGACACTCCGCTGA